Proteins co-encoded in one Gossypium arboreum isolate Shixiya-1 chromosome 11, ASM2569848v2, whole genome shotgun sequence genomic window:
- the LOC108471557 gene encoding uncharacterized protein LOC108471557 produces the protein MQGRRRPQGGTRAESFSMGSVPNLETNETVSTLNTETESQTPMAGDDTLSQAMIRALEGIIGVAPIVAEYWLEATEHIMIDLNYTPIQKLRGVVSLLWDEAYQWWLTIVKSAQLEQEGLRYDLQVLIAAQREWVFAILVDKAKIVEEVKRIECERRDCEKDQNKVKRDSGPSGSVQRPKKWARLDKPSRPETPAVGTKIQQCIDCKKCHPGGAGRGQRALGRGACQAEARQLALVYTGRCHEESNDADVIAGTFFIHSILYYALIDIGSTHSYIASVVFVTLGLTAKNTAREFSVISLLGQSIQVDGIYKRVPLELQANKLVRKGCEAYLGYVSDSTPKKLSVGDIHTMREFSNIFPEEFPRVPLDREVEFGIDLLPVTAVVSIVPYLMAPKELIELKAQLQELLDRGFI, from the exons ATGCAAGGGCGTCGAAGACCCCAAGGAGGAACTCGAGCCGAGTCATTCTCTATGGGTAGCGTGCCTAATTTAGAGACCAACGAGACTGTTAGTACTCTCAATACTGAGACAGAGTCCCAAACTCCAATGGCTGGGGATGACACACTGTCCCAGGCCATGATACGAGCACTAGA GGGCATTATAGGAGTAGCTCCtattgtggctgaatattggctcgAGGCTACTGAGCATATTATGATAGACCTTAACTATACTCCTATTCAAAAATTGAGGGGTGTTGTGTCCTTACTCTGGGAtgaagcttatcagtggtggttaACCATTGTGAAAAGTGCTCAGCTTGAACAA GAAGGACTGAGATACGATCTGCAAGTTCTGATAGCTGCTCAGAGGGAATGGGTTTTTGCGATTCTAGTCGACAAGGCCAAGATAGTGGAAGAAGTGAAGCGTATTGAGTGTGAGCGACGGGATTGTGAGAAGGATCAAAATAAGGTTAAGAGGGATTCGGGTCCCTCTGGTTCTGTTCAGCGCCCTAAGAAGTGGGCGAGGTTGGATAAGCCCTCAAGGCCCGAGACACCAGCTGTAGGAACTAAGATTCAACAGTGTATTGATTGTAAGAAGTGCCATCCAGGAGG AGCTGGGAGAGGACAAAGAGCACTGGGTAGAGGTGCTTGTCAGGCTGAGGCTCGCCAGCTGGCACTGGTTTATACGGGGAGATGCCACGAGGAGAGCAATGATGCTGATGTCATTGCAGGTACCTTCTTTATTCACTCTATTCTATATTATGCTCTTATTGATATTGGCTCTACTCACTCGTACATAGCTAGTGTTGTTTTTGTAACTCTGGGTTTAACTGCTAAGAATACTGCTAGAGAGTTTTCTGTGATTAGTTTATTGGGTCAGTCAATTCAAGTTGATGGAATATACAAGCGGGTACCCCTAGAGCTCCAGG CAAACAAACTAGTCCGAAAGGGGTGTGAGGCATACCTAGGTTACGTATCCGATTCTACTCCTAAAAAGCTGTCAGTGGGAGATATCCACACCATGAGGGAATTCTCAAACATCTTTCCCGAGGAATTTCCTAGAGTACCTCTAGATAGAGAGGTGGAGTTTGGAATTGATCTGTTACCAGTTACTGCTGTAGTGTCCATTGTGCCCTATCTCATGGCACCGAAGGAACTAATCGAATTGAAAGCACAACTTCAAGAACTCCTTGATAGAGGATTTATTTGA